A stretch of Imperialibacter roseus DNA encodes these proteins:
- a CDS encoding amidohydrolase/deacetylase family metallohydrolase yields MKRFLSIIAFFFVTASIVAQPYQIVIKGGHVIDPKNNINELMDVAIHDGKIARVAKTIDATGARQVVDAKGMYITPGLIDIHGHVFFGTQPDHYLSDGLTAIMPDGFTFRVGVTTIVDAGGSGWKSFPTFKENIIDNSQTRVLSFLNIVGEGMRGGVYEQNLNDMDPRMAAAVARSNKEHIVGFKVAHFNGPEWTPVDNAVEAGNLAKMPVIVDFGGNNPPLSIEDLFMKHLRPGDIFTHAFGELDTREPIVDPATKKLKPFVWDAQKRGIVFDVGYGGISFSYSQAIPAIKAGFYPTTISTDIHAGSFNNAMKDQLSVMSKFLQMGMDLELVINASTWKPAQVIQRTELGHLSEGAIADVAILNMRKGNFGFFDYRGHKETGTQKFECEMTIKGGRIVYDLNGIANPVVLPR; encoded by the coding sequence ATGAAACGCTTCTTATCTATTATTGCCTTTTTCTTTGTCACTGCCAGCATCGTAGCGCAGCCCTACCAAATCGTTATCAAAGGAGGTCACGTCATTGACCCCAAAAACAACATCAATGAGTTGATGGATGTTGCCATACACGACGGAAAGATTGCCAGGGTAGCCAAAACCATCGATGCTACCGGCGCCAGGCAGGTGGTAGATGCGAAAGGCATGTACATCACCCCAGGGCTGATCGACATACACGGACACGTATTCTTCGGCACACAACCTGACCATTACCTGAGCGACGGGTTGACGGCTATTATGCCGGACGGATTCACCTTTCGTGTAGGTGTGACTACCATTGTGGACGCAGGAGGATCCGGTTGGAAGTCGTTCCCTACATTCAAAGAGAACATCATTGATAACTCTCAAACCAGGGTACTGTCGTTTCTCAACATTGTTGGTGAAGGCATGAGAGGCGGCGTGTACGAGCAGAACCTGAATGACATGGACCCCCGCATGGCTGCTGCTGTGGCACGGTCAAATAAGGAACATATTGTAGGCTTTAAAGTGGCTCATTTCAATGGCCCCGAATGGACGCCGGTAGACAATGCCGTAGAAGCAGGTAACCTTGCAAAAATGCCTGTGATAGTTGATTTTGGCGGGAACAACCCTCCTCTTTCGATCGAAGACCTTTTTATGAAGCACCTCAGACCAGGTGATATTTTCACCCATGCCTTCGGGGAACTGGATACGAGAGAACCTATTGTTGATCCGGCTACCAAAAAATTGAAACCTTTTGTTTGGGATGCGCAAAAACGGGGGATTGTGTTTGACGTGGGGTACGGTGGCATAAGCTTTTCCTATTCACAGGCCATTCCTGCTATCAAAGCGGGTTTCTATCCTACCACCATCAGCACCGACATCCATGCGGGCAGCTTCAACAATGCCATGAAAGATCAGCTCAGTGTGATGTCGAAATTCCTTCAGATGGGGATGGATTTGGAGCTGGTCATCAATGCCTCCACCTGGAAACCTGCGCAGGTTATCCAGCGAACGGAGCTCGGGCACCTTTCCGAGGGGGCGATTGCCGACGTGGCTATTCTGAATATGCGCAAAGGCAACTTTGGCTTCTTCGACTATCGGGGGCATAAAGAAACGGGCACACAAAAGTTTGAGTGCGAAATGACTATTAAGGGAGGAAGAATCGTCTACGACTTAAATGGCATCGCTAACCCTGTGGTGCTGCCGAGATAA
- a CDS encoding RidA family protein, whose protein sequence is MEKLERRSTLKKLFAGIAGFAGFGAVSSANAAPATLEKKANNITTFQDMPLFSGSTQMGNLVFIAGKGAHFEGDIKAHTDHVLKELEKELIKAGSSMEKVLKVSVFLADLNDYKAMNEVYKGRFGAKPPVRTTVATYGGVPGDSLVEIDCIAYV, encoded by the coding sequence ATGGAAAAACTAGAACGCAGATCTACCCTGAAAAAACTTTTTGCCGGTATAGCTGGCTTCGCTGGTTTTGGAGCCGTCTCATCGGCCAACGCCGCACCAGCTACTCTTGAAAAGAAGGCTAACAACATTACTACCTTTCAGGACATGCCTTTATTTTCAGGCTCCACTCAAATGGGTAATCTGGTGTTTATCGCCGGAAAAGGGGCACATTTCGAAGGCGACATCAAAGCACACACCGATCATGTGCTAAAGGAACTGGAAAAAGAACTCATCAAAGCAGGATCCTCCATGGAAAAGGTACTAAAGGTAAGTGTTTTCCTCGCTGATTTGAATGACTACAAAGCCATGAATGAGGTTTACAAAGGCAGGTTTGGTGCGAAGCCACCAGTGAGAACCACGGTGGCAACCTACGGTGGCGTACCCGGCGACTCCCTGGTGGAGATTGATTGCATCGCCTACGTTTAA